A DNA window from Methanophagales archaeon contains the following coding sequences:
- a CDS encoding XTP/dITP diphosphatase produces MRTIYFITTNPHKVKEIRELATDIDSGISIQHLNYEYPELQLEEIEEVAITSANYIRCGKGARTGIKIKTPFFIEDSGLFIHALNGFPGPFSAFVFKKIGNEGILTLMAGKRDRERRATFKTVVAFCQSISAEPRIFSGVVEGRIADSARGEGGFGFDPIFEYRGTTFAEMSTEEKNKVSHRGRAFKEFLNYLS; encoded by the coding sequence TTGAGAACGATATACTTCATCACCACGAACCCGCATAAGGTAAAAGAGATAAGAGAGCTGGCTACTGATATTGATAGTGGTATCTCTATTCAGCATCTCAATTATGAGTATCCTGAGTTACAACTGGAAGAGATAGAAGAAGTGGCGATAACGAGTGCGAATTACATAAGGTGTGGGAAAGGGGCAAGGACAGGGATAAAGATAAAGACCCCGTTCTTCATCGAAGATTCCGGACTGTTCATTCACGCTTTGAATGGTTTCCCTGGTCCTTTCTCCGCGTTTGTATTCAAGAAGATAGGTAATGAGGGGATATTGACTTTGATGGCTGGTAAGAGGGATAGAGAGCGAAGAGCCACTTTTAAAACGGTCGTCGCGTTCTGTCAGTCCATCTCAGCGGAGCCGCGCATCTTCAGTGGTGTTGTAGAGGGGAGAATCGCAGATAGTGCGCGCGGTGAGGGAGGATTTGGGTTCGACCCCATATTTGAATACAGAGGAACGACATTTGCAGAAATGAGTACAGAGGAGAAGAATAAAGTATCACACAGAGGCAGAGCATTCAAGGAATTCCTGAATTACCTCTCTTAG
- a CDS encoding DNA polymerase sliding clamp — protein sequence MFEAEIDAGVLKECIEAIIAVVDEGKLRISAEGLNLRAVDPSNVAMVTFQLQKDAFDDYQFSNGEGDGEGLEIGMDFQKLLGILGIGGKEQVRLSIDEQAQKLYTRMGSLAYTVNLLEPSSLRKEPKVPELEFPVQVVMDIEDFRRTIRAAEKVGEYILLGVDGDEFYMEVEGEMDKLRLGLRKEQLIHLTPGTLHSLFTLDYIAAMSKGMSHAENVTLNLGKDYPLQIDFEVADGKGKVSYLLAPRVE from the coding sequence ATGTTTGAAGCTGAGATAGATGCAGGTGTATTAAAAGAATGCATAGAGGCGATAATTGCGGTGGTGGATGAAGGTAAGTTGAGAATATCAGCAGAGGGTTTAAATTTAAGAGCAGTAGACCCCTCTAACGTAGCTATGGTAACTTTTCAGTTGCAGAAAGATGCGTTCGATGATTATCAGTTCTCGAACGGAGAGGGAGATGGAGAGGGACTTGAGATAGGAATGGATTTCCAGAAGTTGCTTGGAATCTTAGGCATTGGAGGTAAAGAGCAGGTCCGGCTTTCGATTGATGAGCAAGCACAGAAGTTATATACGCGAATGGGCAGTCTTGCTTATACAGTGAACCTGCTGGAACCTTCATCGTTACGAAAAGAGCCGAAGGTGCCCGAGCTTGAGTTCCCGGTGCAGGTGGTTATGGATATAGAGGATTTCAGAAGGACAATACGTGCTGCTGAGAAGGTGGGTGAATATATATTGCTTGGTGTGGACGGCGATGAATTTTACATGGAGGTGGAGGGTGAGATGGATAAGTTACGTCTGGGCTTGAGGAAGGAGCAATTGATCCATCTGACACCTGGAACGCTTCATTCATTATTCACTCTGGACTATATTGCCGCGATGAGTAAGGGTATGAGTCATGCTGAGAATGTAACACTGAACCTGGGTAAGGATTATCCACTCCAGATAGATTTCGAGGTGGCAGACGGCAAGGGCAAAGTCAGTTATCTGCTGGCACCGCGAGTCGAATAG